The following proteins are co-located in the Marinomonas profundi genome:
- the dnaJ gene encoding molecular chaperone DnaJ: protein MSKRDYYDVLGVAKGADKKDIKKAYRSLANKYHPDKNPDNPEALDKFKELAEAYEILSSDDKRAAYDRFGHDGVNGQAGGYGGGAGAGGFSDIFGDVFGDIFGGGGGQSRTRRGSDLRYTLELDLEQAVWGCEEKIRIPTLVNCNTCDGSGAKKGSTPKTCGTCGGAGQVRMSQGFFSVQQACPECHGAGQVISDPCSDCHGQGRIQEYKTLNVKIPAGVDTGDRIRLSGEGEAGTHGGPAGDLFVQVSVKAHSIFERDGANLYCEVPISFTTAALGGEIDVPTLDGRVRLKVTAECQSGKLFRLRNKGVKPVRGGPVGDLICKAVIETPVNLTSRQKELFTELAESMGEGTNHSPKQKSWFDGVKRFFDDIKK from the coding sequence ATGAGCAAAAGAGACTATTACGACGTTCTTGGGGTGGCCAAAGGCGCGGATAAGAAAGACATTAAAAAAGCTTATCGTTCTTTAGCGAATAAGTACCATCCAGATAAAAACCCAGATAACCCAGAAGCACTTGATAAATTCAAAGAGCTGGCGGAAGCGTATGAAATTTTGTCTTCTGATGACAAGCGTGCCGCTTATGACCGTTTTGGGCATGACGGGGTAAATGGGCAAGCGGGTGGTTATGGCGGCGGCGCTGGAGCGGGCGGTTTTAGTGATATTTTTGGCGATGTATTCGGTGATATTTTTGGCGGTGGTGGCGGTCAAAGCCGAACGCGCCGCGGCTCCGATTTACGCTACACATTAGAGCTGGATCTTGAGCAAGCGGTATGGGGGTGCGAAGAAAAAATCCGTATTCCAACGCTGGTCAATTGCAATACATGCGATGGTTCTGGTGCTAAAAAAGGTTCGACGCCGAAAACTTGTGGCACTTGTGGTGGCGCAGGCCAAGTGCGGATGTCACAAGGCTTTTTCTCGGTTCAACAAGCGTGCCCTGAGTGTCATGGCGCAGGTCAGGTTATTTCTGATCCATGTTCAGATTGTCATGGTCAAGGCCGTATACAAGAGTACAAGACCCTTAATGTAAAAATTCCAGCGGGCGTGGATACGGGTGATCGTATTCGCTTGTCTGGTGAAGGCGAAGCGGGGACGCATGGCGGCCCAGCGGGCGATTTATTTGTTCAAGTATCTGTCAAAGCGCATAGTATCTTTGAGCGCGATGGCGCCAACTTGTATTGTGAAGTGCCGATCAGTTTTACCACCGCGGCACTGGGTGGCGAAATTGATGTGCCGACGCTAGATGGTCGTGTGCGTTTGAAAGTGACGGCTGAGTGTCAGTCAGGCAAGTTGTTCCGTTTGCGTAACAAGGGCGTTAAGCCGGTTCGTGGTGGTCCAGTGGGTGACTTGATTTGCAAAGCGGTGATAGAAACGCCAGTCAACTTGACGTCTCGTCAAAAAGAGTTGTTCACCGAATTGGCAGAAAGCATGGGGGAAGGCACCAATCATTCTCCTAAGCAAAAAAGCTGGTTTGATGGTGTGAAGCGTTTTTTCGATGATATTAAAAAGTAA